The following is a genomic window from Peromyscus leucopus breed LL Stock chromosome 12, UCI_PerLeu_2.1, whole genome shotgun sequence.
TGATGGTGTCAGGAGTGGGCAAAGTAAACTAACAGGGGATAAATACATCAGGCTTCTAAAGCCAGATGGAAGAGTTTAGGTTCCACACTGGAAGCAGCAGTTGAGAAGCAGAGCAAAGGAACTGTGTGAAGAAAGCTAATTAAGTCTTGTTCTGGTACAGATACATAACCAACTGGGAAGAACAGGGAGACATGTAAAGCCCATTAATTATCACAGAAGAATGGAGAACAGGCACAATCAGAGATCACAGGACCTATTCTCATTGTAGCTGCAAAAATACACCTTAAGTTAATAAGTTCTTCCAAGGGATGAAGTACCTTTGGTTCAAACTACAGACATCCCAGGTATGCCTTGCAAGTACAAAACTCTGCATATTCTTTATTTCATGCCATTCTGAGTAAGTGATTAAGAAACAGCATTTCTCCACAAACACAGAAGCAGACCTCATTAGGTAGCTCCATAATAAAGACCTGGCAATCCTCTGTGGTGgaattgtgctccccaaaatattgtgcaccctaataaacttatctggggtcagagacagaacagacactagatacaaaggctagaaaatggtggtactcacacctttaatcctagcactccagaggtagaattccctctggatctctgtgagttcaaggccacattggaaacggccaggcatggtgacacatgcctttaatcctggaaagccagcctttaatcccagggagtggtggtagaaagcagaaaggtatataaggcatgaggaccagaaattagaaacatttagctggttaagcttccaggcttctagcagcacagtttagctgagagtCATTCGgatataaggacacagaggcatccagtctgaggaaacaagatcagctgagaagttggccaggtgaggttagctgtgacttgttctgtctcttagaccatccagcatttcaccccaataactggccccaggtttgattttattaataagactctctaagattcctgctacaatcctCTAAACTGAGCAGAGCGGCAATATAAACACAAATAGGGCAATATAAAAAAGAAGGTGATTATATACAAAATGATGCCCACACAGGAGGCTAAATACACATTACTGAtggtttttaagttatttattggaaagcatagatttttttttttagacctccTAATTATTTTGCCATACAAGACCAAAACTcacacaatataaatatttaacattttggtATAAAATTaacagctgaaagaaaaaaagatgcaaaTCAATCAAGAAGTAAGAAACTTTTAGCAGTAATACTGTGTACAGGCATGTTTTACTCAAGCGACCATTTGGGCCAatagtttgttttccttttctattttatttctcattttcaaaaaAGCCTTACATTTCAGCAccaagatttttctttcctttttaaaaggttAGAACAGTTCTGTTTACAAACTCTTTTCAGGCCTTCGGGTCTGATGGTGGAATCACCTAAAAACTCCAAAAGTTACGAAGTACCTTCATATTTCCTTTGACTTCAAACTAATTGCATTCTATTCTAAGCAAAAATAAAGGAGCAGAACACAGTTCAAGAGAGCTCAGTCATCAAATGGAAAAATGCTTCATGAAGCGCTGGATGTAAACAAGACCACCTCTGTGGCCACAGAGAGATGCTTTCCAGCCGGTGACAACTTTTATCAGCTCAAAGTTGCGAGGAACCCAAAAGAACCCAAAGCCAGCAGTTACCAAAGGGCCAACTGGTGAGGATTAACTATGAAACTGCTTTTCAgacattgcttttgttttctagctttttttttttttttaaaaaagtcgaTCAGAAAAATCCGAACTGTAATAATTTAAAACCCTGAATCTACCCTAAAAATAACTATCTTAGAATGTTTAACACCACATCTTGAGGTTAGTAAGAAATGATTCAAGCAGTGTAAACAAGCCTCAAATCTCATAATAGAAAAATTCACAAAGATTTctgtaaacattaaaaaaaaaaatctacctgcaAAAACACAGGGATCATTTAGTTGTGTGTTTTGAGAAattcttagtgttttttttttttttttttttttttttttacatttttccagTACTATCCTAAAGATAGCTGGGCTTTCACTAGCACGTGTCTCTCTGCCTGAGGTTGGTTAAGTGGTCCATCTGCTTTTGTTGAGGTCACTGTTTTGGCCGGCATTGCACGTCCTCATGGATGGACATTGCTTAGTCCTTTCAGGGCTGGTACACTGCTGGCATTATAGCCACATTTTTTTATGCTACTTTTTAAAACTAGTGTAATTTACTTTATTTCATCTGCCAAACCTCTGGTTACAAAGGACATGCTGCTTTACCAAAACTTTTAGCTCAAACTTACCAAACTCCTTTGCTCTGCTGCcatgtttgaaatatttaaaagagaatcaCTGATAGTTATTTAGCCAAATGATGGTTTATTTAGACATGGTAGCATATTAAAGACTGTCAAGTTACAAGTCTGTGCTTGGAACAACATCTGTGGCCTACAAGACCTTGTTGGTAAGTGGTGGGCTAATTTTAGTGATCACTGCTGTGATTTGAACTCCAAGTTAAAATATGACAAGTTACAAGGAAAAGGGGCCTTTGACGTGTCTTCGCCTTTTCTCTTTGGGTGCTGAGTTACACCCCTTGCCCGTCCTTCTTTTAAGTGTTTTCCATTATTATATTCCTCTATGTAAGTATGTATACTGATTCAAACAAATACCTTAAGCAAAGGCCAGTATTTAATGCTTTAAAACCCGTTGAATAATTCATTAAATTAAAGCTAGCTTATTGGAGCTGATGGTAATTTCTCTCTAGAGAAGGCCCTCAGGGGCCAGGAACTACTCCTGTTTGATAATTTTAGAGAAAGTCTACATAGTGTCCTGGTGAGGGCAGAGCTGATGACTTTTTCAAATTTTAcgttaaaaattaaatttgagaaAACGATGTATTTTAAATGGTGCCAGCACTATCTAGATAAATAGCAGTAGGAATGTCAATGTTAAGTGATTCAACTGTGACAGGATTGTAGACATTTTCCTCTATGTCCTCATTAGAATGAAACTTTCTTCAGGTTGGTATACTTTTCTTCTCTACCACCTGCCCACCCCCAATAAGTactctttaataaaaataaattagaatgcTTGTTCTAAAGATACATTAATTTCTTAGCAATGCTCCATTATCCATTTGCTAGGTATTTCCCCCAAACCACTGTTTTGATACCAAGGCATGGCAATTGCTCTCCATGCCTCAGGGACACATGTGGCACCAAGTGAGAACCTGAACTTTGCTTTACTTTTGCCTTTGCTCATGatctaaatcttttaaaatctgaAGTCCTTGAAACAATTTTAAGCTATGAATTTGACATTACACTGACTTGTTTCTGTAGTCACGCAAACATTTAATCCCCTGGGATTTGGAATGATCTCTTTGCCTTCAGTTTATTTTACTTAGGGTATAGAGGAAcgtttatagatttttttccccctccaagtTTGGCTCAGTGAGAGTGAACACAGCGCAGCATTCAAGTGCTGTCAAGCAAATGCAGCCCTACAAGGGTACGGACTCCTGTAAATTAAATTGCAGAAAAGAACTATCTTAATTAACCTGCAGTATATTTGACCAAAAAACCCTCCTGAAATGTTCTTTACTTTAGGATTCGTAGCCTCCCTCCAGAGGTCCTGCAGATCTTTTAAGTGTCCGTGAGATGTCATCATCTTTTCATAGATGCAAGGATGATACGGAACCTTACCTTCCCCAGAAAAAAACATATGGTCCTGTGGCACTATCCCCATTTTGTTGGCACAGAGGCCCATGAACACATCATCTATGTACAGACTGGAATTCAGCATCTGTGATGCCTCGTAGACTTTGGCAGCAACATCACTGGAGATGACATAGGCTGCCCCTGCTGTGTAGTCAGGGTAAGCTGCCCAGTGGTACATGTCGTAGGGAACGTAGTATTTGCTGCTTTTATCCCTAATGGGAGGGCTACCACGGTGAACATGACCAATCCAAAAGTCCCGAACACCCATCCGCTCTAGCCCTTGAAGGTATGCAATGAGGTTTGGCATGTGGATAAATATGTCATCATCGGCAGTCATCAGGAACTTGGCATGTGGACAAAAGGTATTTGTCCAGCTGAACTGAAGGAGCAATTTTAAAGTAAGATTGTAGAAAGAATCAACGAAATCTTGCTGAATTATATCCTTGTACACCTGAGCTTCCCAAATCAGTCTTTTTTGCAGCTCGTCTCCCTTTGGTGGAGCAGGAGTTCCTAAGGCAAACAGAATTTTGATGTTGGCATTAAGTTGGGACTGAACGTAACTCTCGCTGCCCCACGTTTTTCTGATTGCAGAACGTCTGTCATAGTTTGCAGGGGCAGTCTTTATAAACAATAAGAGGAGGACATCTTGAGCCTGACACTTCTCCTTGTGGTTGATCAAGTATGGGAAGTGAGGTTGCTCGGAGCTGTGCTTGAGAGAAAGGGAATCGTTCACAAAGTCATAGCTATTCACGAGGTATCTGTAGGAGTAGGCCTTCATATGGTTCACAATGTGGTTTTTGATCGGGCCCCAAAAAACCATGAAGCTTAATATAAAGCAAGTGGCAAACAGTTGAAAAAATTTCCATCTTTTGACTCTCCTGCCACTAACAAACATTCTCATGTTCTCAGGTCTGTTGTAAATGGCGGCTTGCTTCTTCCAGACTAGAGCACGTGGTATTTGTAGAATAGATGTTGGTCATAAAACACGGGAAAAGGTCTCATTCCACATAATATTCTCTTCTAGCAACATTTCTCTGGGATTGCAAAAGAATGGAGCACTATAGAATGGCGACACTGACATGCCCAA
Proteins encoded in this region:
- the B3gnt5 gene encoding lactosylceramide 1,3-N-acetyl-beta-D-glucosaminyltransferase; protein product: MRMFVSGRRVKRWKFFQLFATCFILSFMVFWGPIKNHIVNHMKAYSYRYLVNSYDFVNDSLSLKHSSEQPHFPYLINHKEKCQAQDVLLLLFIKTAPANYDRRSAIRKTWGSESYVQSQLNANIKILFALGTPAPPKGDELQKRLIWEAQVYKDIIQQDFVDSFYNLTLKLLLQFSWTNTFCPHAKFLMTADDDIFIHMPNLIAYLQGLERMGVRDFWIGHVHRGSPPIRDKSSKYYVPYDMYHWAAYPDYTAGAAYVISSDVAAKVYEASQMLNSSLYIDDVFMGLCANKMGIVPQDHMFFSGEGKVPYHPCIYEKMMTSHGHLKDLQDLWREATNPKVKNISGGFFGQIYCRLIKIVLFCNLIYRSPYPCRAAFA